A single window of Micrococcaceae bacterium Sec5.1 DNA harbors:
- a CDS encoding gluconokinase, whose amino-acid sequence MAKTAQQPVLVIMGVSGSGKSTVAGVLAGKLGWDLAEGDDLHPEANVAKMHAGQALSDEDRWPWLGIIAQWIREHTDAGTPAIITCSALKKKYRDVLRGEGVVFVFLQGSKDKISDRLASRHGHFMPPSLLESQFEALEEPTEDESYISLCVSASPAEEADEIIERLGLRPLGAGSEAAAS is encoded by the coding sequence ATGGCGAAGACTGCACAGCAACCCGTACTGGTGATTATGGGAGTCTCCGGTTCGGGCAAGTCGACTGTAGCCGGCGTACTCGCCGGAAAGCTTGGATGGGATCTCGCCGAAGGCGACGATCTCCATCCGGAAGCCAATGTGGCCAAGATGCACGCGGGCCAGGCCCTCAGCGATGAGGACCGATGGCCTTGGCTTGGCATCATTGCCCAGTGGATCCGTGAGCATACAGATGCCGGTACGCCGGCCATCATCACGTGCTCGGCGTTGAAGAAGAAGTACCGCGACGTACTCAGGGGCGAAGGGGTTGTTTTCGTTTTCCTGCAAGGGAGCAAAGACAAGATCTCGGACCGGCTGGCGTCAAGGCACGGCCACTTCATGCCGCCGTCGCTCCTGGAGTCCCAGTTCGAAGCACTTGAGGAACCCACAGAAGACGAGAGCTACATCTCGCTGTGTGTTTCCGCCTCGCCCGCTGAGGAGGCGGACGAAATCATCGAACGGCTCGGCTTGCGTCCCCTGGGCGCCGGTTCCGAAGCGGCAGCGTCATGA
- a CDS encoding helix-turn-helix domain-containing protein, giving the protein MTTARHSWLQRISAIASLDDDNRRVLFAYVRGSADAVGRDEAARALGIPRSTASFHLDRLVKDGVLQVEFRKSSDKAGPGSGRPAKLYRPAMDEVVASVPERQYDLAGDLMATAITRSLKGELPVRDALMDVADRKGQEAGRPGDFLGALADLGYEPTADDAGGYRLLNCPFHRLSQDHEEVVCAMNGAFLKGAATASGLSADNVLPEPGSGHCCARISSLEPRR; this is encoded by the coding sequence ATGACCACTGCACGCCACTCTTGGCTCCAAAGGATTTCGGCGATCGCCTCTTTGGACGACGACAACCGGAGGGTGTTGTTCGCCTACGTGCGCGGCTCTGCTGATGCCGTAGGGCGGGACGAAGCGGCCCGTGCCCTCGGTATTCCCCGAAGCACGGCCTCCTTCCATTTGGATCGGTTGGTCAAGGACGGCGTCCTGCAAGTGGAGTTCAGAAAGTCCTCCGACAAAGCCGGGCCCGGTTCCGGCCGGCCTGCCAAGCTCTACCGCCCGGCCATGGACGAGGTTGTGGCCTCAGTCCCTGAGCGCCAGTACGATCTCGCTGGGGATCTGATGGCTACAGCGATCACGCGTTCCCTCAAAGGCGAGCTGCCCGTGCGGGACGCTTTGATGGATGTTGCCGACCGCAAGGGCCAGGAAGCGGGCCGGCCCGGCGATTTCCTGGGTGCCCTGGCGGACCTTGGCTATGAGCCAACCGCTGATGACGCCGGAGGATACCGCCTGCTTAACTGCCCTTTCCATCGGCTTTCGCAGGATCATGAGGAGGTGGTCTGCGCCATGAATGGCGCATTCCTTAAGGGTGCGGCCACCGCATCCGGTCTTAGTGCTGACAACGTCCTTCCGGAACCTGGTTCTGGTCATTGTTGTGCCAGGATTAGCAGCCTGGAACCGCGTCGCTAG
- a CDS encoding tRNA (cytidine(34)-2'-O)-methyltransferase translates to MFRILFHTPEIPGNTGNAIRLAAITGAELHLVEPLGFDFSDAKLRRAGLDYHDLAVVTVHKDINAAWAALQPERVFAFTSDGETSYTDINYREGDVLMFGPESVGLPDWLKKDSHVTARVRLPMRPSLRSLNLANAASIAVFEAWRQNGFAGAKV, encoded by the coding sequence GTGTTCCGCATCCTCTTCCACACTCCAGAAATCCCGGGCAATACGGGCAACGCCATCCGTTTGGCCGCCATCACCGGCGCCGAACTCCATCTGGTGGAGCCTCTGGGCTTTGACTTTTCCGATGCCAAGCTGCGCCGGGCGGGCCTGGACTACCATGATCTCGCCGTCGTTACGGTACATAAGGACATCAACGCGGCTTGGGCTGCCCTGCAGCCTGAGCGAGTGTTTGCGTTTACGTCCGACGGCGAAACGTCCTACACGGATATCAACTACCGTGAGGGTGACGTCCTGATGTTCGGCCCTGAATCTGTGGGCCTCCCGGATTGGCTGAAGAAGGATTCGCACGTCACTGCCCGGGTGCGGCTCCCGATGCGACCTTCCCTGCGTTCACTGAACCTGGCAAACGCCGCGTCCATTGCGGTTTTCGAGGCGTGGCGCCAGAACGGATTTGCCGGCGCCAAGGTCTAG
- a CDS encoding J domain-containing protein, translated as MAEGSSSHYQVLRVSVTATDKEIKVAYRKAARKAHPDHGGEAEMFRRVTLAYETLIDPKRRAEYDRRYASGASVRSQPRPGDYTGAAAPGAATSTGVRRPQAPRNTAGDPPVYVPAFDDPLEVPLISMAEAAQQVHGLPRKRGIFGAEARIQREMRTVQLISRQVLPAIPAARLINGLRSPSDNNHIDHAVLSGYRLALVGSMLLPRGAYAWDGNSLRHGGRSVAPPQLAHIVRHMQDIFPELNVTGWVVLHSPDGNLHEPVIDHYGKGQSSHNAVEVVNGAGLVRGLKQFLGSGPAPNTVVVPVLARLLRGMH; from the coding sequence TTGGCCGAGGGCAGTAGTTCCCACTATCAGGTTCTTCGCGTGTCCGTCACTGCGACGGACAAGGAGATCAAGGTGGCATATCGGAAGGCCGCCCGGAAGGCCCACCCCGATCACGGCGGCGAAGCCGAAATGTTCCGCCGTGTAACGCTCGCTTATGAGACCCTGATTGATCCGAAGCGTCGGGCCGAGTATGACCGGAGGTATGCCAGCGGCGCCTCCGTCCGCTCCCAACCACGTCCGGGCGACTACACAGGCGCGGCCGCGCCGGGTGCGGCGACCAGTACGGGGGTCAGACGTCCGCAGGCCCCGCGCAACACGGCTGGCGATCCGCCCGTTTACGTTCCGGCCTTTGATGACCCTCTTGAGGTTCCCCTCATTTCGATGGCAGAAGCTGCCCAGCAGGTCCATGGCTTGCCGCGAAAGCGCGGCATTTTTGGAGCCGAAGCCCGCATCCAGCGCGAGATGCGTACGGTTCAGCTCATCAGCAGGCAGGTCCTGCCTGCCATCCCCGCCGCAAGGCTCATCAACGGGCTCCGATCGCCCTCTGACAACAACCACATCGACCACGCAGTGCTTTCCGGCTACCGGCTGGCATTGGTTGGTTCCATGCTGTTGCCCAGGGGCGCCTACGCGTGGGACGGCAATTCGTTGCGCCACGGCGGCCGGTCCGTAGCCCCGCCGCAGCTCGCCCACATCGTCCGCCACATGCAGGACATCTTCCCCGAGTTGAACGTCACCGGCTGGGTGGTCCTGCACAGTCCTGACGGCAACCTGCACGAACCAGTCATTGATCACTACGGCAAAGGGCAGTCCAGCCATAACGCGGTTGAGGTGGTCAACGGCGCAGGATTGGTCCGCGGGTTGAAACAGTTCCTCGGTTCAGGACCAGCACCCAACACCGTGGTGGTTCCAGTTCTTGCCCGCTTGCTCCGCGGCATGCACTGA
- a CDS encoding gluconate:H+ symporter, whose translation MIALETATQVQEWSAHDTQLLVVAALGIALIVVLIAKLKFHPFLALVLGSAFVGLASGVELGKVITNFEDGVGGVLKEVGLLIALGAMLGKLLADSGGANRVVDTLLAKATGNKIVWMITLVAVIIGLPMFFEIGLVLLLPVIVLVTQRSGMKLMRIAIPALAGLSVLHGLVPPHPGPLIAISAVKAELGTTLGLGILVAIPTVIICGPLFSRLAARWVPVNAPAVAGGIDTKHRADLSDVKRQPSFLVTLLTIIFPVVLMLLKALGDIIWPDAATAPMIRIFFDFVGQPLVAMTLAVLAATVSFGYAVGFTGSKITAKLGDSLGPIAAILLIVGAGGGFKQTLIGAGVGDAVKKWAEGANMSVLVLGFIVAVALRLATGSATVATVTAAGIVAPLASSLTPTHAALLALAIGAGSLFLSHVNDAGFWLVKELFGLTVGQTFKTWSVMETLISLVGFGFVMLLSLVL comes from the coding sequence ATGATCGCGCTGGAAACGGCCACACAGGTGCAGGAGTGGTCCGCGCACGACACCCAGCTTCTTGTGGTGGCAGCGTTGGGTATTGCGCTGATTGTGGTCCTGATCGCCAAGCTGAAATTCCACCCATTCCTGGCGCTGGTGCTGGGCTCGGCGTTTGTCGGCCTCGCCTCAGGCGTGGAACTGGGCAAGGTCATTACCAACTTCGAGGACGGAGTTGGCGGCGTCCTCAAGGAAGTTGGCCTCCTGATTGCCTTGGGCGCAATGCTTGGCAAGTTGCTCGCGGACTCCGGGGGAGCCAATCGGGTAGTGGATACGTTGTTGGCCAAGGCCACCGGCAACAAGATCGTCTGGATGATCACGCTTGTGGCAGTGATCATTGGCCTGCCGATGTTCTTCGAAATCGGTCTTGTGCTCCTGCTTCCCGTGATTGTCCTTGTGACGCAGAGATCCGGGATGAAGCTCATGCGCATCGCGATACCGGCTTTGGCGGGCCTTTCAGTGCTCCATGGCCTGGTGCCCCCGCACCCGGGACCCCTGATTGCCATCAGCGCCGTAAAGGCTGAATTGGGAACAACACTGGGCCTGGGCATCCTCGTGGCCATTCCCACGGTCATCATTTGTGGACCGCTTTTCTCCCGCCTGGCCGCACGTTGGGTTCCGGTAAACGCTCCCGCCGTGGCGGGTGGCATCGACACCAAGCACCGCGCCGATCTTAGCGACGTCAAGCGCCAGCCCTCGTTCCTGGTGACGCTGCTGACCATCATTTTCCCGGTAGTCCTCATGCTGCTAAAGGCTTTGGGAGACATTATCTGGCCGGACGCGGCCACTGCTCCGATGATCAGGATCTTCTTCGATTTCGTGGGCCAGCCCCTGGTCGCCATGACCTTGGCGGTACTTGCTGCCACTGTGAGCTTCGGCTACGCAGTGGGATTCACTGGCAGCAAGATCACTGCCAAGCTGGGCGACAGCCTTGGCCCCATCGCAGCGATTCTTCTGATAGTTGGAGCCGGCGGTGGTTTCAAGCAGACACTGATTGGTGCTGGAGTGGGCGACGCCGTCAAGAAGTGGGCGGAAGGTGCCAACATGTCCGTCCTTGTGCTCGGCTTTATTGTGGCGGTGGCACTCCGCCTCGCCACGGGCTCCGCCACTGTAGCTACCGTGACTGCTGCGGGCATTGTCGCGCCCCTGGCCAGCAGTTTGACCCCGACCCACGCGGCACTGCTCGCCTTGGCAATCGGTGCAGGCTCGCTGTTCCTCTCGCACGTGAATGATGCTGGTTTCTGGCTGGTCAAGGAGCTCTTCGGCCTGACAGTCGGTCAGACCTTCAAGACCTGGTCCGTGATGGAGACCTTGATCTCCCTGGTTGGCTTCGGCTTCGTGATGCTGTTGTCGCTCGTGTTGTAG
- a CDS encoding PIG-L deacetylase family protein yields the protein MTSGVSSAKSPFNASTERVERVLCFTAHPDDIDFGAAGTIAAWTAAGVQVTYCIMTDGDAGGFDPVDRERIIELRAIEQQRAAELVGVNDIRYLHEHDGYLEPTHNVIKQVVKLIREIRPDIVLTMHPERNWDRLQKSHPDHLAAGEAVTRAVYPAVENPFAYPELVEAGLTAYKLPWLWFISSPEDRENHFVDVTKHVDAKLDAIRIHASQHPDIEGMERVVRGMLMANGARAGLPAGASAESFHVVSVNGSSTIAGF from the coding sequence TTGACTTCTGGCGTTTCGTCAGCAAAGAGCCCGTTCAACGCCTCCACGGAGCGTGTTGAGCGGGTGCTTTGTTTTACTGCCCATCCTGACGACATCGACTTCGGAGCTGCAGGAACCATAGCTGCCTGGACTGCTGCCGGTGTACAGGTCACCTACTGCATCATGACTGACGGCGACGCCGGCGGGTTTGATCCCGTTGACCGGGAACGCATTATCGAACTCCGTGCCATAGAACAGCAACGCGCGGCAGAGTTGGTGGGAGTCAACGACATCCGCTACCTGCACGAACACGATGGCTACCTTGAGCCGACACACAACGTCATCAAGCAGGTTGTGAAGCTGATCCGGGAAATCCGCCCGGACATCGTGTTGACCATGCACCCGGAACGGAACTGGGACCGCCTCCAGAAGAGTCACCCCGACCACCTCGCAGCAGGGGAAGCTGTGACCAGGGCGGTTTATCCTGCCGTGGAGAATCCCTTTGCCTATCCTGAATTGGTTGAGGCCGGACTGACGGCCTACAAGCTGCCTTGGCTATGGTTTATCTCAAGTCCAGAGGACCGTGAGAACCATTTCGTGGACGTCACCAAGCATGTTGATGCCAAGCTCGATGCGATCCGCATCCACGCGAGCCAGCACCCGGACATCGAGGGGATGGAGCGTGTGGTCCGTGGCATGTTGATGGCCAACGGTGCGCGAGCAGGGCTCCCTGCCGGCGCAAGTGCTGAGAGTTTCCACGTGGTGTCCGTTAACGGATCCAGTACTATCGCCGGCTTCTGA
- a CDS encoding YegS/Rv2252/BmrU family lipid kinase, with translation MNPPAPKNPTHSAPKVALAINPTASFGRHGLAGDEAAACLRARGCDVVVLEAGSYDDLRTLVDEALTSGISALVVVGGDGMVHLGVNALAGLDVPLGIVPAGTGNDVARLLGLPLTDTNAACNRLLESMAAGGRKIDAGRVTASGRSTYFAGVLSAGFDAAVNERANSWRWPRGKSRYNLAMLRELGSFRRIEYTVTADGEQWRQPALLISAANGQSIGGGMRITPDALPDDGWLDLFVVKPLSRLRFLAVFPKVFTGKHLGHPAVEIRRVRKVRLEAEGVVAYADGERVGSLPVVVEVVPRGLRVLA, from the coding sequence GTGAATCCTCCGGCGCCCAAGAATCCCACGCATTCGGCGCCCAAGGTCGCCCTTGCCATCAATCCAACAGCATCGTTCGGCCGTCACGGCCTTGCCGGGGACGAAGCCGCGGCCTGCCTTCGCGCCCGGGGTTGTGACGTCGTCGTGCTGGAAGCGGGAAGCTATGACGACCTGCGGACCCTGGTTGATGAGGCCCTGACTTCAGGCATCAGTGCGCTGGTTGTGGTGGGCGGGGACGGCATGGTCCATTTGGGCGTCAACGCGCTCGCCGGATTGGATGTGCCGCTGGGAATTGTTCCTGCTGGAACTGGCAACGATGTTGCCAGGCTGCTGGGCCTGCCACTCACGGACACGAATGCCGCCTGTAATCGCTTGCTGGAGTCAATGGCTGCGGGCGGGCGGAAGATCGACGCCGGACGCGTCACCGCCAGCGGGCGAAGCACCTATTTTGCGGGGGTCCTGTCGGCCGGATTTGATGCTGCTGTCAACGAAAGGGCGAACTCGTGGCGTTGGCCCCGGGGAAAGAGCCGCTACAACCTGGCGATGCTCCGTGAACTCGGTTCGTTCCGGCGTATCGAATACACGGTGACTGCCGACGGCGAGCAGTGGCGCCAACCGGCGTTGCTGATTTCTGCGGCGAACGGCCAATCGATCGGAGGCGGGATGAGGATTACGCCCGATGCTTTGCCCGACGACGGGTGGCTGGATTTGTTTGTGGTCAAGCCATTGTCGCGGCTGCGTTTCCTGGCAGTGTTTCCCAAGGTCTTCACGGGCAAACACCTTGGCCATCCGGCCGTGGAGATCCGCCGGGTACGGAAAGTGCGCCTGGAGGCAGAAGGTGTAGTGGCCTACGCCGACGGCGAGCGCGTGGGCAGTTTGCCTGTGGTGGTCGAGGTTGTACCCCGTGGTCTCCGCGTCCTTGCCTAG
- a CDS encoding cysteine desulfurase family protein: MPVYLDHAATTPMSAQALAVMTRELARTGNPSSLHGAGRRARRAVEDARETLAAAAGAHPSEVIFTSGGTEADNLAVKGLFWARHDENPRRTRILCSAVEHHAVMDTVEWLERHEGAEAVWLPVDAEGAVQLDAVQRELERDPDSVALVTVMWANNEVGTIQPVAKIVELASRYGIPVHSDAVQAFGSVPVDFRSSGLAAMSVSGHKLGGPVGVGALFLGRAIKLTPVQHGGGQERDVRSGTLDTPAIAAFAAAAEAATANLATEAERISRLRDRLIAGVREAVPDAVLRGAPGDGRLPGNAHFTFPGCEGDSLLFLLDLAGVESSTGSACTAGVPRPSHVLLAMGLDEDTARGAQRFTLGHSSTDADVDALLKALPEACSRARQAGMAGHESSIQTAATVARRGTTEF, encoded by the coding sequence GTGCCTGTATACCTCGATCACGCCGCCACCACACCCATGTCGGCCCAAGCCCTTGCGGTCATGACGCGCGAGCTGGCGCGAACCGGCAACCCGTCCTCCCTCCATGGAGCCGGGCGTCGGGCAAGGCGCGCCGTTGAAGATGCACGCGAAACGCTGGCGGCGGCCGCTGGCGCCCACCCGTCCGAGGTAATTTTCACCTCGGGTGGGACTGAGGCCGACAACCTGGCCGTCAAGGGCCTTTTCTGGGCCCGCCATGACGAAAACCCACGCCGGACCCGAATCCTGTGCTCCGCCGTCGAACATCATGCGGTCATGGACACGGTGGAGTGGCTTGAGCGTCATGAGGGGGCCGAAGCCGTGTGGCTGCCTGTCGATGCAGAAGGTGCGGTGCAGCTCGATGCCGTGCAGCGCGAACTGGAGCGCGACCCCGACTCCGTTGCGCTTGTCACGGTGATGTGGGCCAACAACGAAGTGGGCACCATCCAGCCCGTTGCAAAGATCGTGGAACTGGCCAGCCGATACGGCATTCCCGTGCACTCGGATGCTGTCCAGGCATTCGGTTCCGTTCCGGTCGACTTCCGCTCGTCCGGGCTCGCCGCGATGTCAGTGTCAGGGCATAAACTAGGCGGACCCGTCGGAGTCGGCGCGTTGTTCCTTGGGCGAGCGATCAAGTTGACTCCGGTTCAACACGGCGGCGGGCAGGAGCGCGATGTGCGCTCGGGAACATTGGATACGCCGGCCATTGCCGCCTTCGCGGCGGCTGCGGAGGCCGCTACGGCTAATCTGGCCACGGAGGCCGAGCGAATCAGCAGGCTGCGGGACCGTCTCATTGCCGGGGTTCGGGAGGCCGTGCCGGACGCGGTGCTCCGTGGGGCACCCGGGGACGGTCGGCTGCCCGGCAACGCCCACTTTACTTTTCCCGGTTGCGAGGGAGATTCTCTGCTGTTCCTTCTGGACCTCGCAGGTGTTGAGTCATCTACGGGTTCGGCCTGTACGGCAGGGGTGCCCCGCCCCTCCCACGTCCTCCTGGCCATGGGGCTGGATGAAGATACTGCCCGTGGTGCCCAACGATTCACCCTGGGGCACAGCTCAACAGATGCCGACGTCGATGCCCTGCTAAAGGCGCTTCCCGAGGCGTGTTCGCGGGCTCGCCAAGCAGGCATGGCCGGTCATGAATCCAGCATCCAGACAGCGGCAACGGTAGCGCGACGGGGCACCACGGAGTTTTAG
- a CDS encoding anti-sigma factor: protein MSENNGGGFVRRMFANDIATDLAEGRVLELAEIYALDAVTESERALIDDYVKDAPEGPAFQERVRQARETLVAGFAPEEEPPPAVFAKIMDRINRESADSPAGSGSDPKPEPVLDELALARTKRGERRGLGRGRAWLVGAAAAAVIAVGGVGVGAYIAGQNDPVNQVLQAQDVQKKTAQVPGGGTATISASSAKDSFVVLMDGVAPAPDGKVYQLWTLPKDGSAPVPQGTMDAETLSKPAVVKGLSTASSVAITVEPTGGSSSPTQPPVLVVPLSA from the coding sequence ATGAGCGAAAACAACGGTGGAGGATTTGTCCGCAGAATGTTCGCGAATGACATCGCAACCGACTTGGCCGAGGGTCGGGTCCTCGAACTCGCGGAAATCTATGCCTTGGACGCGGTTACTGAATCCGAACGGGCCCTGATTGACGATTACGTCAAGGACGCCCCGGAAGGTCCAGCGTTCCAGGAGCGGGTCAGGCAGGCCCGCGAGACCCTGGTGGCAGGTTTCGCCCCTGAGGAAGAGCCGCCCCCTGCCGTCTTCGCCAAAATTATGGACCGGATCAACCGGGAATCCGCAGATTCCCCTGCAGGGTCGGGCAGTGATCCAAAGCCGGAGCCAGTCCTCGACGAACTGGCACTCGCCCGGACCAAGCGCGGAGAACGCCGCGGCCTCGGGCGCGGACGCGCCTGGCTGGTGGGCGCAGCGGCTGCTGCCGTCATCGCCGTCGGTGGCGTGGGTGTAGGCGCGTACATAGCCGGCCAAAACGATCCCGTGAACCAGGTCCTGCAGGCCCAGGACGTCCAGAAGAAGACGGCCCAGGTTCCCGGAGGCGGCACGGCTACCATTTCCGCTTCCTCCGCCAAGGACTCCTTCGTGGTGTTGATGGACGGCGTTGCCCCGGCACCCGACGGTAAGGTCTACCAGTTGTGGACGTTGCCGAAGGATGGATCTGCCCCTGTGCCGCAGGGCACTATGGACGCCGAGACGTTGTCCAAGCCGGCGGTGGTGAAGGGATTGTCCACAGCTTCCTCAGTAGCTATAACGGTGGAACCCACTGGCGGATCAAGCTCGCCCACGCAGCCGCCTGTGTTGGTGGTTCCGCTGAGCGCCTGA
- the sigK gene encoding ECF RNA polymerase sigma factor SigK, whose translation MDIPNSPGPPVVETSATATDLNQQLTGLLELIAAGDQDAFAEFYRLTSRRVFGMARRVLIDSELSEDATQEVFVQVWQGAARFDRASGSPMAWLMTIAHRRAIDRVRAVQAATDREARYGAASQDLDRDVVSEEAETNFEAEAVSRCLGTLTDTQRESVRLAYYGGLTYREVAEHLGAAVPTIKSRIRDGLLRLKTCLGVG comes from the coding sequence ATGGACATCCCCAACAGCCCCGGTCCCCCGGTCGTCGAGACTTCGGCCACGGCGACAGATCTGAACCAGCAGCTTACGGGCCTGCTTGAATTGATTGCTGCGGGCGATCAGGACGCTTTCGCTGAGTTTTATCGGCTAACCTCCAGACGAGTCTTTGGCATGGCCAGGCGCGTCCTGATTGACTCCGAGCTGAGCGAAGACGCCACCCAGGAAGTCTTCGTCCAGGTCTGGCAGGGCGCCGCCAGGTTCGATCGCGCATCCGGCAGCCCCATGGCCTGGCTGATGACCATCGCGCATCGCCGTGCCATTGACCGCGTTCGTGCCGTGCAGGCAGCCACAGACCGCGAAGCCCGATACGGCGCAGCGAGCCAGGACCTTGATCGCGACGTCGTATCCGAGGAAGCCGAGACGAACTTTGAGGCCGAGGCCGTCAGCCGGTGCCTTGGCACCTTGACGGACACACAGCGGGAATCGGTCCGCCTGGCCTATTACGGTGGGCTCACTTACAGGGAAGTTGCGGAGCATCTTGGTGCCGCGGTCCCTACCATCAAGTCCCGCATTCGCGATGGACTCCTGCGCTTGAAGACCTGCTTGGGGGTGGGCTGA